The DNA segment GCCGTATCTTGATGACGCTTTCCAACGGACAGTATCGGACAATCTAGATTCACTTCTTCTCGACTGGCCCCGGAATTTTGTATAAAGGAAACGGAGGGTATTTCaaagggagatatctgattcagtATCTGTGAAGGATCCCGGGTCCGAAGCATCCGCAAGGGCTTCGAGCATGTTTATGACCTCAGCAGGATCATCTAAATAATATTTGGCTTTGCTAGGTTTCTGGCCGACCGTGCAGGCGAAAACGGATGCATTGGAGGATAGGATGCCACTGGAAATCGCACTGCTAATGATCTCGAACATCTCCTCGTCAGATCGGTCGTCGCCAATGCATAGAACAAAATCTGCTTGCTTTCCGCTCTCGGCCATGGTTGTGAAGACCTTTTCGGCGACCACACCTTTACTGACTCCCTAAAAGCAAACATCAAAACGCTGATTAACTGATGTACGAAACCAATGTTGTTAAGTCATGAGTAGCAAACTATATAACCGCCGAAGTTAAGTAGATACCTGTGGCTTTACATCAATGATAAACTGGCCGCTTTTTACGGTCACTGGCTCGTTAGCTAATACACTCTCAAGATGGTCTAACATCTCCTTGGCTTGGCTAGACCCGAAACTTGGGTCTGCATCTCGATGGTGCCAAACCAAGGCACTCTCCTTGGTTTCGATAGATGAGCCATCAGTGGCCTCGGTATACAATCTCATAACAGGTTCAGCTATTTGCTTCCACCCGAATTCACTATTTGGTCCACAAACTTCCCATTTATCGTCACTAGACCACCTGTAACACCGACAACTCCGATGTAAGAACCATTTTAACAAGAAGCGGaaaagcgaaaacgggtaaaacATCGTACCTCATGAAATATCCGTGTTCGGCTGCAATCCCGAGTTTCTTACATGGAGAAAACCACTTGTCTAAACTTTCTTTTCCTCTTCCACTTACAACAAAGACTGTATTCTTGGTATCACCCAAGAGTCTGTTCACGATCGGGATTACCTCTGCATTTGGGGTCTTATTATGCGATGTTTGAGGCATTACCGTTCCATCATAGTCTAATAATATAGCCCGATTTTTGGACCTTACATACACGGATTCTATGTGATCGATAGACAACTTTCTGAAGTTAGGGTCCAGTGCTACAACTCTAAACCCGAAGCTCAAACCAATTCCCCAGCATCGTCTTCTAAAATGATCTTTACACGTCCTTTCCATATCTTGAAAGAAACTACGAGACCAAAACGCTACATCATGTGAACTAATGTACCTATAATGCTTCTCGTGTCGTAACTGCTTCTCAGCATCAGCCATCGAGATTGCCTCGTTCATTGCCTCAGCAGTTGCTTCGAAATTCCATGGATTAACCCGAATTGCACCACTAAGTGAAGGAGAACAACCTATAAACTCCGATACCACTAGCATACTCTTCCTAGGCCCATTTGATTCGGAAGAAGACATCGATTCAGAAACTCCCTGTCGGCACGCGATATACTCATAAGGAGTAAGATTCATCCCGTCCCTCACCGCTGTTACCACGACACACTCAGCTATAGTATAGTATGCAACCCTTTCAGCTAATGATATTGGCCTATCGATAAACACAATCGGTTCATAACCCGTTTTTCTGAACATCTCGTTTATTCTTTTACAGCTTGCTTGTATTTCAGCTTGTGTATCCTCAAGATCTTTCCCTCGTCCCCTAGCCGGGTTCGTGATTTGAACAAGTACGGCTCTTCCTTGCCATTTCGGGTGTTGTTTCAACATCTGTTCCATAGCCAAAAGCTTCAAATTGACACCTTTAAACACATCCATATCATCAACACCGAGCAATACAGTTTTTCCATCAAACTTTTGTTTGAACTCATGAATTCTCGATTCCTTGTCTGCAACTCTCAAAGCAGATTCAATCTGTTCCATATGAACACCAACAGGCATAATCTTTATTCCGATCGTTCTACTGTAATACTCTAATCCGATATAACCCCGTTTCGATTGATACTCTAAACCTAACATTCGACTACAACAAGATAGAAAATGTCTAGCATAATCAAAAGTATGAAAACCGATAAGATCCGAATTCAACAGCGCCTTTAGAATCTCTTCCCTTACCGGCGATGTTTGATAAATCTCCGACGAAGGGAACGGACTATGTAAGAAAAACCCCATTCTCAATCGATTAAACCGTCTCCGTAAAAACGTAGGCAACACCATCAAATGATAATCATGAATCCAAATATAATCATCTTCTGGGTTTATAACCTCAATAACCCTTTGTGAAAATATCTTATTCGCTGCAACATATGCTTCCCACAACGACCGATGGAATCGACCGCCGTGATTAGCCGAATAAGGTAACATATAATGGAACAATGACCATAGATGTTGCTTACAAAACCCATGATAGAACTTATTGAAAATCTCCGGCGGCAAAAACGCCGGTACACACTTGAATTTTTCCAACAAAACCGATGAAACCTCGTCTTGTTCGTTGATATCGACATCGATTTTCAACGAGCCCACATATAAAACCTCCATTTCTTCGGGTAAACCATCTTTTAATTGTAATAACAATGAATAATCATCCCAATTAAAACTCCATCCTTTATTATCTGGTCGCCGTTTAACTTTAACCGGTAACTGATTCGCTACGATTATAATTCGATCTTGATTTACCGATGAATGTACATCAGAGTTTACACTATTAGCTTGATCATCGTCTAGTTCGGAAACTACACCAGGAACCGTCATTACCCGGGTCAACCGTTTCCTTTCACGAACCGGACCCATTACCGGAAGCTAGATCTAAGAGATTAGTATATGATCTTGACATCATCTTGAATcccttttttataattataatccTAAACAAGTATCAATAAGAACTATCTTCAACGCTTCGATGATTTTCGATTCTGTTCCACAAATTACTCTATTAGTTCGACATGATCTGCATTGATATTGAAGAATCGAAATAAACCCATCAATAGAACAGATCTAAAATTGTGAAAAAACTGAAAATTAAAGGTACccaaattaatattatatcaaaattcaaaaaaaaaactgaatatGAATCAAAATGATTGAAACGTTACCTTCAAAGCAACGGGTTTTTGTCTTTAATGGGAACCATTTGATTCGAGTTCAATTATTAGAAAAATGTTGGAAATTTCTATGAGCCGCATTTACAAGTTTTTTTATCAAaaggtttaatataatatttggtatcTGAACTTTACACTTTTTACCAATTTGGTACAAACTATTTTTTAGCCcaatttggtacctgaac comes from the Gossypium hirsutum isolate 1008001.06 chromosome A06, Gossypium_hirsutum_v2.1, whole genome shotgun sequence genome and includes:
- the LOC107960238 gene encoding probable alpha,alpha-trehalose-phosphate synthase [UDP-forming] 7; translation: MGPVRERKRLTRVMTVPGVVSELDDDQANSVNSDVHSSVNQDRIIIVANQLPVKVKRRPDNKGWSFNWDDYSLLLQLKDGLPEEMEVLYVGSLKIDVDINEQDEVSSVLLEKFKCVPAFLPPEIFNKFYHGFCKQHLWSLFHYMLPYSANHGGRFHRSLWEAYVAANKIFSQRVIEVINPEDDYIWIHDYHLMVLPTFLRRRFNRLRMGFFLHSPFPSSEIYQTSPVREEILKALLNSDLIGFHTFDYARHFLSCCSRMLGLEYQSKRGYIGLEYYSRTIGIKIMPVGVHMEQIESALRVADKESRIHEFKQKFDGKTVLLGVDDMDVFKGVNLKLLAMEQMLKQHPKWQGRAVLVQITNPARGRGKDLEDTQAEIQASCKRINEMFRKTGYEPIVFIDRPISLAERVAYYTIAECVVVTAVRDGMNLTPYEYIACRQGVSESMSSSESNGPRKSMLVVSEFIGCSPSLSGAIRVNPWNFEATAEAMNEAISMADAEKQLRHEKHYRYISSHDVAFWSRSFFQDMERTCKDHFRRRCWGIGLSFGFRVVALDPNFRKLSIDHIESVYVRSKNRAILLDYDGTVMPQTSHNKTPNAEVIPIVNRLLGDTKNTVFVVSGRGKESLDKWFSPCKKLGIAAEHGYFMRWSSDDKWEVCGPNSEFGWKQIAEPVMRLYTEATDGSSIETKESALVWHHRDADPSFGSSQAKEMLDHLESVLANEPVTVKSGQFIIDVKPQGVSKGVVAEKVFTTMAESGKQADFVLCIGDDRSDEEMFEIISSAISSGILSSNASVFACTVGQKPSKAKYYLDDPAEVINMLEALADASDPGSFTDTESDISL